The sequence GCCAGAGATGAGGTCCATCCCGGGCTGAACGAGGACCCGCGCACGGTTCCGGCTGAGGAGAAACTGGACCTGCTGCGCAAGTACAACGATATTGCGCTCGACAATTCCAGAGTGGCGACAACTCAGGCAGCCTATTGGGACCTGACGCGCGACAAGTACTTTGTGTCGACCGAGGGAGCTCGGCTGCGCGAGGAATTGATTACGACTCGCATATTGGGTTCGATTGTGACCAAGGAGGGCAGCCTGACCCAGACGGTGCGATTCGGTTTCGGCGGCAGTGACGGGCTTGCCCGGCTGCGCGGACGCGAGGCCGAGATGGCTGACCGGGTCAGAATCTGCGTAGACCTGCTGAAGGCGGAATCGGTCAAAGCCGGGGAGTACCGTGCCGTGCTCGACCAGTCACTCGCCGGTGTTTTCACCCACGAGGCCTTCGGCCACTTCTCGGAAGCCGACATCATCGAAGATTCGCCGACCATGCGGGAGAAGATGCGCATCGGGGCGCAGCTCGGTAGCGCCGTACTCTCGATAACCGACGACCCGACCCGGCCCGGACAACTCGGGTTCTACCGCTATGACGACGAGGGCGTGGCGGTGCGTCCGGTGGCACTGATGAAGGACGGCGTGCTCAGCGGCCGCCTCCACTCGCGCCGGACCGCCACTGAGTTCGGCGAGCCGGTCAGCGGCCATTGCGTGGCTGAGGACTACCGCTACGAGCCCATCATCCGCATGGGCTGCATCTACATCGAACCGCGCGATCAGACCAGAGACGGCCTCCTCGCCAGGCTCGGTGATGGGCTGTACCTGTGTAACCACATGGGCGGCCAGACCACCGGCGAGAACTTCACGTTCGGCGCCCAGTTCGGGTTCGAGGTGAAGAACGGCAAGCCGGGCCGGATGCTCCGCGACATCAACATCTCCGGCAACCTGTACGCGACTCTGAAGAACATCAGCGCGGTAGGCAATGACCTTACCCTGCGCGAAGTGGGCGGCTGCGGCAAGGGCCAGACCAACCCCCGCTCCTGCAACGGTGCGCCCCACGTGCTGGTCGAGAGTCTCGTGGTAGGAGGCAGATAATGGAACGCCTGCTGGATATCGCCCGCAAGCACGCCGATGCCGTAACCGTGTACCAGGTTGACGGAACCCAGGACGGCGTCGGGTTCGAAAACGGCCGGTTGAAGAACGCGGACAGCGCGATGAGTTCGGGAACGGCCCTCACCATCATCAAGGACGGCAGACAGGGCTTCGCCTACACCCGCAATCTCATCGACCGCGAAGGCCTCGTGCGGGATGCTCTCGCGGCGCTCGCTGGCGGAGTCGAGGCCCCGGGTGAGCTGCCGCAGCCGGTCAAGCTGCCGCAACTCGACACGACGGCGGAACAGGTCGGCGGCAATGCTCTTCTGGCCGAAGAGTGCCGCCGCATGACCGACTACCTGTCGAACCGCGTGAAGGGACAGGTCAACGTCGGGGCCAGCCGAAGCGAGGACGAAGTCCGCCTGCTCACCAGCAGCGGCGTGGACGCGCGGTCGCGTTCGACCCAGTATTTCGCGATGGCCGGCGTGCTCTACCCCGGCACCTACTCAGGCATCAACCGTGTGTTCGAGGCCAAGAGGCTGACGCCTTTCCCTGACGCCGACCTCAAGTTCATTGCCGACACCTACAACGTTTCGCTGAATGAGGCGAAAGGGGTACCGGGCCGCAGCCGGGTCTTGTTCCTGCCGGGCGCGGTCTATGCGCTCGCGTGGCGACTGACCGCCGCGACCAATGCCAGGGCAGTCTACCAGAAGGTGTCGCCGCTGGTCGGCCGGATCGGAGAGAAGATACTGAGCGACAAGCTGACGCTCGCGGACGAACCACTGAACGACCGTCTGCCGGGCGCGCGTGCTTTCGACGACGAAGGAACTCCCTGCCGCGACTCCCGCCTGTTCGAACGCGGCGTGCTCGAAGGCTTCTACAATGACCGGTTCTATGCCCGCAAGACCGGAACCCGGCCCACCGGGCATGGCTACCGTGACACGGTAACCTCGCGGCCTATGCCGTCGCTCCGCCATCTGACGATCGCTCCGGGCGACCGGTCTCTGGACGGCCTGCTCAAGTTGATGGGCCGCGGCGTCGTCGTGGCGGGAGTGATGGGCGCGCACTCGGGCAACATCCTGCACGGCGACTACTCGGTCGGACTCGCGCCCGGGCTCTGGGTGGAGAACGGCGAGATTGTCGGCGTGGTCAAAGACGCGATGGTCGCGGGGAATGTCTACGAGGATCTGACAAACATCATCGCTGTCGGCGACACCGTGTACCCCGGGCCTATGGGCCGTTTTCCCGCTCTGCTCCTCGACAACATCAGCTTCTCGGCCCGAGCTTAGACGGAGTTCGTGAGAGAAACGAGGGGCGGCCTGCGCCGCCCCTCGCGCCGTCGAAACTCTGAGCGCGTCCTCAGTATAGCGGTTCGATGTAGGCGTCCGGATCCAGCGGAAGCTGCTTGACCTTTTCCGCCTGCTGACTCGGCCCGGTGATGTCCGCCGACTCCATGACTACCGTGCGCGAAGTTGCCACCATGATGTACTCGATCTCGCGCAACGTTACCCGCCTGCCGGCCTGGGACACGATCCCAGTTGGGGACAATTGGGTCATGTCCCCGCCGGCCAGCGCCTTCCGCCGCTTCGGAATTCCCTTTCTCGCGTCGGTCAGCACCCACTCTCGCGGCAGGAGTTCCGGCAGGGCCGGCACCTCGGCCATGCGTGTCAGCCGGTTCATCTCCCGGCCGATCTCCTTGACCTCCTTGCCGGCCTGAACCAGCGCTCGGACCTTGGTCAGGGTGAAGTCGCTCTGGAACAGGTAGCAGACCTGCCGAGCCAGGCGGGGTTGCCGGACCCAGATGGCTTCCTCGACGCCTGAGCCGTCGCTCTTGATGAACGCCTGCACGTACTCCCGGTAGTCGACGGCGACACCGAGCTCGTCGCCGCTCTGGGCGTCGGCTTGGATCGCCTTGTCCGGCGCCATGACTCCGCACCCGGGAACCCTGGCCGGCGCGCGAGTCTTGACGAGCACCTTGACGCCACGGTCTGCTGCCGCCACCAGCTCGCTGCGGAGTTCTTCCAGGGGCCGCGCGTCGACGTTGAGCAGGACAACGTCTTTCGCTCCGCGCAGCAGGTTCCGGCAGCGTTCGTAGACCTGCGCGATGCTGTCCAGCTCGAAGATGCCGCCGTGCGCGGGCTGGGCCGCCATGTCCTCCATCTCGCGCTCAATCCGTGCCTGGAGGTCTTCGAGGTCGCGCCTCCGCGCATCCATGTATTCACTGATCGACAGCCCTACGAACGTCGTCGGCCGCGCGGTCTCGTTCGCCACGACAGCGCCCTTGGCCCGCAGCGAGTCCAGCGCCTTGTAGGTGCTGCCTACCAGCTTTCCGATCTGCTGGGCCACCTGGTACCCGGATGCGTTGGGCTGCTCCAGCAGTGCCAGGTAGACGTCTACCTCCAGCCCGCTGAAACCAATGCTGCTGAGCAGCGGCCGCATCCGCTCTTTCATGGCGAAGAACGTCCCTTGTCGCCTGGTC comes from candidate division WOR-3 bacterium and encodes:
- a CDS encoding TldD/PmbA family protein, whose protein sequence is MFDRLDKMLGLVRADYADLRYELARATSIDFSGRELTGLSASSTDGFVWRVLKNGGWSQVSFTKPEDAERAARSAVENADLLARGGARPVRLAPVPPARDEVHPGLNEDPRTVPAEEKLDLLRKYNDIALDNSRVATTQAAYWDLTRDKYFVSTEGARLREELITTRILGSIVTKEGSLTQTVRFGFGGSDGLARLRGREAEMADRVRICVDLLKAESVKAGEYRAVLDQSLAGVFTHEAFGHFSEADIIEDSPTMREKMRIGAQLGSAVLSITDDPTRPGQLGFYRYDDEGVAVRPVALMKDGVLSGRLHSRRTATEFGEPVSGHCVAEDYRYEPIIRMGCIYIEPRDQTRDGLLARLGDGLYLCNHMGGQTTGENFTFGAQFGFEVKNGKPGRMLRDINISGNLYATLKNISAVGNDLTLREVGGCGKGQTNPRSCNGAPHVLVESLVVGGR
- a CDS encoding TldD/PmbA family protein — translated: MERLLDIARKHADAVTVYQVDGTQDGVGFENGRLKNADSAMSSGTALTIIKDGRQGFAYTRNLIDREGLVRDALAALAGGVEAPGELPQPVKLPQLDTTAEQVGGNALLAEECRRMTDYLSNRVKGQVNVGASRSEDEVRLLTSSGVDARSRSTQYFAMAGVLYPGTYSGINRVFEAKRLTPFPDADLKFIADTYNVSLNEAKGVPGRSRVLFLPGAVYALAWRLTAATNARAVYQKVSPLVGRIGEKILSDKLTLADEPLNDRLPGARAFDDEGTPCRDSRLFERGVLEGFYNDRFYARKTGTRPTGHGYRDTVTSRPMPSLRHLTIAPGDRSLDGLLKLMGRGVVVAGVMGAHSGNILHGDYSVGLAPGLWVENGEIVGVVKDAMVAGNVYEDLTNIIAVGDTVYPGPMGRFPALLLDNISFSARA